Within the Maniola hyperantus chromosome 7, iAphHyp1.2, whole genome shotgun sequence genome, the region TGAAATCAAAACGCTGCTACACCTGCAATTATGCAATTCAGCTCAAATTTACGACAAAGTGGTTATAAATaactaaaagaaaaaaaagtgcgagtcggactcgggCACGacgagttccgtaccatcgtataaaatCACGGATCCATACTAAACACAGacttattattatagtaggtaatcaCATCACTGATACTAAAGCTTTCGTATGAATCGTTgtataagatatacctacctattgttaaCTTTTTGATTTGCACGGCggccattttttttttggtcGTTTTAGTAGCGATAGTAATGCACACTATATGAAACTTTCAGCTATCCACCTGCTTACGGTGCATGagatacagacggacagaggaACGCTACAGACAGCAGTTtcttaatagggtcccgttggcgcTCTTCGGGAACAGTaccctaaaaatcactataATCTATTTTTAATCCGTCCAGCACTCCCGTTAACGACTTCGCATTAGACACTCtgataaaatttacattatGAAAGTGGTTCTTGCAGCTTGATAGTATGGTAGGTATGGTGCCTACGTGAAATTCGGTGGATGTGGACATTAATTCAATTAACTGTACGTTGAATTTAATTAATTCTGTGTTCTAGTAAAGCGGTGCTTTCTGctgatttctgatttgatcacatagagagaCATCCAAGCATCTCCATgaaaagctcagtcactcagcgatGCATAGCTGAGTGACTCAGAGATTTTTTATGAGGTCTATAGTTAGCGaccctaatccatactaatattataaatgcgaaagtgtgtctttctgtctgtctgtctgtctgtcagtctgctagcttttcacggcctaaccgttcaccaaatttggatgaaatttggtacagagttagcttatatcccggggaaggacataggctgctttttatcccggaaaattaaacagttcccacaggattttcaaaaacctaaatccacgcggacgaagttgcgggcatcatctagtaataatatataatatcatcACTGCCCACTGGCAAcatgcactgttcgaagactttgatcttcaagcactgaagaatttaggacgagaagacatctcgaaagGGTTGAATCAAATAACTACAGTGAAAATCTCCTCCATACATAATATAGGATCCGGAGTGATTTCGTCTGCCCGAGGcaccgtctgtccgtccgtagcgataattattataataagtaggtacgaagGTAGGTATGCGGCATTCGTGCGATTCTCCAACACTCCAAATTGCGAGACCTTGGAGAACTTCACGAGCTTTTGTGATATTTGGCTCTACCTTGCCATACTGATTCAGGGCCGGCGATTGTTTGAATGACATTGCAATTGGgtaggtattttcctacttttgaatttgataaatattatcactttactagcttattcccgcgacttcgtccgcgtgtacttactacacaaatttcgaacccctaatttaccccctcaggggttgcatttttcaaaatcctttcttagtggatccctacgtcataatagctatctgcatgccaaactttagcccgatccgtccagtagtttgagctgtgcgttgatagatcagtcagtcagtctgtcagtcagtcaatcaccttttccttttatatatttagattataatctaggataaaaataatgacgtacgctgaaaaaaatattaaaatccaacaaagatttacaaagttacaggcattttaattttggagtgggagggtcttctatccctttctcgcaaaacgaaaatttgtatgaaaccgcacgaagctactatggcaatGGTAGcgtgtgacgtcaaaatactATATCGCtttctctgtctaatcagaaatatttaaattcttctaacttttttgttatttgatcgatttaattagtttttcagtttacgtcattatttttatcctagtttataataaagtaataagaaaattggagtcaaatacccaattaagttGACGGGCTTGCGGTGGTAGCctggttaagacgtcgacctgcctcataccccgattgccatctcgacctgtcgcggactataggtgaAATATCACGTCTTGCTtcaataaaaacacaaaaaatgtttctaccgtTGTCCGTTATACACTTTgattgaaaccatccaaccgatgattttaccaataaaaaatattcaccATCCAAAATGATCCTATAGGCAAGATGCCCAATACTGGCACTATTGCCCTATTATATGGCTAGGCTTAGTGCCAGCTCTAGCGTGAAGCAGTTTTTTGGGATACGAcatgaataaaattttagttaAGCTGAATTTCGAAGTTTCTTGTAAATTCTCATAAGGTGGAAGCGATTCAAAGCTCAATCAAAAAACGACAGAAACAGCCTAGCGAAATTTGCATCGGGCTGAGGCAGTCTCCATTTTAGCTGCCGCGGTCCATGGCTGActcaacctttttttttttaggaggaggaaaaatccctaacggacttctgtctatcgacagggtgacTAAAAGACCTCCCCTTCTGCGAGATCAGCAAGGAACCGTATTACATTacgctgaccctctggttgctctcccTCCTTTTTTTCTTCGTTTTCTCTGTCTTCTCTTCTCATCATTATGGCAAACTCTACCTACTGTATTCAAAGTTAATAAGGTATGGGTACGTTTACAAAGCTATTGCCTTGAATAGAACTCCCTTTAATTATACCAATCACTCTGAGTACTGACAGCTAAGACAGCTAAGAGAATTTGGAGGAGCAAAAGTGCATCCAACttcaaaagaaatataaaacacatattttaatattccttTTTGTCACTGGAACCTAGTAATTAATTCTGTATGTATCGTCAACTATACAATAACGTAAAAccagtatttttatattagctCTCTACAGTTGCAAAAGACCGTGCCATTTTACTGATATAAAatctgatatattttattatttcgtttcTTATAACAAAATGAAGTTAAATTCGAAAAATGAATTCGATGATTCTATAGAATTAACTAAAATAGCTTTCATGATATCAGGCTTTGAAATAGGAGAgactaaatattattttataaaatggttatattattttaatgtactatGGCTTTATACTGATGTTTTTGGAGAGTTCTCTTGGCTGACGGAAGGTATGAGGCTGGGTAAAGGTTTAGATGAACTGTCGATGGTTGCACCATGTACCGCCATGTGTTTATTGGGAACTGCAAAGATATTGCCATTTTTTCTCAGCAAGCAAACTTTTCAAAAAGCTGTACAAAAGCTTCGATCTATTCATCCGGATGAGGATGAATTGGAAAACGTCGATAGAAAAATCGTTATAGAGTCACATAAGTTTTTGAAGTTGGTAATCACATTTTTCTTCAATTCTACCATGGTGGTTATAATCATGTTTTCCTGTGAACCCTTCACGTTGATGGGTTACGAATATTATAACACGGGGGATGTAAAGCTGAAGTTGCCTTTCCTCGTCAAATATTTCTTCAACACGTACGCTAATATTACGATATGGAGTTTTATGTATTTACATCAAATTTGGTCTAGTAAGTATATACTCTACTGATTTCGACAATAAGgtttttactaattatttctaATATTTATGACAATCTAAACaaggtaaaaaaaaatccgtgctaagctatacaaagtctccgataaccatgtcggaggattgccagcgaaacatacaaaaaaaaatctatacccTATATATTTCCTATTGGAAGTAGGTAATGATGTTCTAATAAGACGGCAAATCACATAATGACTAGTCATTTCTTTTGTTTTCCCTTTTCAATTTAAATCAAGAGTGATTAGCATCTTCTAGATCTAGAAGTGTAGTTATTTTTCAGGTGTCTGTGTGTTTTTATATGCCGCTGACACATTGCTTTACGCTTTTTGCACTTCCGGATCCTTAGCCACCAGTTCAAGAAAGTCATCAGTCTCTCGCAGGAAGAAACCAGGAAGAGCATGCGGAAATATGTTAAAAAACACCAGGGGTTGATCGAGTTAGTTGTTCAACTtgatcctttttagggttccatagtaaacaaggaacctttatagtttcgccatgtcagCGCGGCTTCCGTCCGTCTATAGAAATAGCACAGCGAAATATGCTTCATCACGTAATTTGCCTCAGGTTGAGGCAGCGTCTCCTATTGAGCTGCCGCGGTCCACATcacgtacttaggtacctacaactgTATTCAAAGTTAATAGTAATTCAAAGTATAAGGTATGGACGTTCACAAAGTTGTATCTTTGAATAAAGCTCCTTTTAATTATACCAATCATTCTGACTACTGGCAGCTAAGAGAATTtggaatcaaaatatttttcgaCGCATCAAAGTTCAAAAGGAATATaaaacatatattttattattcctttTTGTCACTGGAACCTAGTAATTAATTCTGTTTGTATCGTCAACTTTAAAATAACGTAAAACAGGTTTTTTCACATTAGCTCTCAAGACTTCCAAAAGACCGTTAGCATTTAAATGATATAAAATCtctgatattttattatttcgtttagCTTAAAACAAAATGAAGTTAAATTCGAAAGGTGAATTCGATGATtctataaaattaagtaaaaaagCTTTCATTCTCTCAGGCTTTGAAATAGGAGAgcctaaatattattttatgaaatggttatattattttaatgtactatGGCTTTATACTGATGTGTTTGGAGAGTTCTCTTGGCTGGCGGAAGGTATGAGGCTGGGTAAAGGATTGGATGAACTGTCGATGGTTGCACCATGTTCTACCATTTCTTTATTGGGAACTGCAAAGATATTGCCATTTTTTCTCAACAAGCAAACTTTTCAAAAAGCTGTCCAAAAGCTTAGATCTATTCATCCGGATAAAGAAGAATCGGAAAACGTCGATAGAAAAATCGTCATAGATTCACAGAGATGTTTGAAGTCGGTAACCACATTTTTCTCCTTTGCTGCTTTGGTGGTTGTAGTTATATTTTCTTGTGAACCATGTATGTTGATGGGTTACGAATATTATAACACGGGGGATGTGAAGCTGATGTTACCTTTCCTGGTCAAATATTTCTTCGACGCGTACGCTAATACTACGATATGGAGTTTCGTG harbors:
- the LOC117984077 gene encoding odorant receptor 4-like isoform X1; this encodes MKLNSKNEFDDSIELTKIAFMISGFEIGETKYYFIKWLYYFNVLWLYTDVFGEFSWLTEGMRLGKGLDELSMVAPCTAMCLLGTAKILPFFLSKQTFQKAVQKLRSIHPDEDELENVDRKIVIESHKFLKLVITFFFNSTMVVIIMFSCEPFTLMGYEYYNTGDVKLKLPFLVKYFFNTYANITIWSFMYLHQIWSTVIVCVFLFAADTLFYAFCTYLRMHFRILGHQFKNVVSLSPEETRKNMRNCVKKHQELIELANLLEILYSKSTLFNIISSSVLLCLSGFNIVVVQKTGTVLKFAPFLVMSLTQVFLLCFFGDLLMSSSIQISDAVYSCRWYDAEPAIRRCVLIIIIRSQKPCKVTASNFADLNLSAFTTILSRSWSCFALLKTMYG